The Leptospira fainei serovar Hurstbridge str. BUT 6 genome includes a window with the following:
- a CDS encoding M20 metallopeptidase family protein: MKSVSTLRTEELVTYRRFLHKHPELKYDEKGTSAYVAKHLTSLGYSFQDGIATTGIACLIDSGKPGKTLLVRADMDALPIFEENKVDYASIHKGVMHACGHDAHTSVLMGLASDLKEDLAAIVPKGRVLLVFQPAEEGGQGADRMIEEGILEKYDVSAAIALHVWNHIPVGKIGVVDGPMMAAVDEFSVTITGISGHGAMPQHTVDPILVGSHIVTALQSIVSRNTDPLDSCVVTVGAFHSGNAFNVIPETAELKGTIRTFTKEMFDKAPDLFRRIVENIAISFGAAATIRYDRTNAPTINEPYVTSIVRRASDVVLGKGNITEEGAKTMGGEDFSAFLMRVPGCYFFVGSMNPSKGFIHPHHSSKFDFDESALPIGLSVLKEAVRIYLEEN, translated from the coding sequence ATGAAATCCGTATCCACTCTACGAACTGAAGAACTCGTAACCTATCGTCGTTTCCTCCATAAACATCCCGAACTAAAATATGACGAAAAGGGTACCTCCGCCTACGTAGCTAAGCATCTCACCTCTTTAGGATATTCCTTTCAAGATGGAATCGCAACGACCGGAATTGCCTGCTTGATCGATTCCGGTAAACCGGGCAAAACGCTTCTGGTCAGAGCGGACATGGATGCCCTGCCGATTTTCGAGGAAAATAAGGTCGATTATGCATCCATCCATAAAGGAGTAATGCATGCTTGCGGTCACGATGCTCATACTTCCGTGCTGATGGGACTCGCATCCGACCTGAAGGAAGATTTGGCCGCAATCGTTCCCAAAGGCAGAGTTTTACTCGTGTTTCAACCTGCAGAGGAAGGTGGACAGGGCGCCGATCGAATGATCGAAGAGGGAATCCTTGAAAAATACGATGTTTCCGCAGCCATAGCATTGCACGTTTGGAATCACATTCCTGTTGGCAAGATTGGAGTGGTCGACGGTCCGATGATGGCCGCCGTAGACGAATTCTCCGTGACTATCACCGGAATCAGCGGGCACGGGGCAATGCCTCAGCACACGGTCGATCCGATTTTAGTCGGATCGCATATCGTGACCGCTTTGCAGAGTATCGTATCTAGAAATACCGATCCTCTCGATTCATGTGTCGTGACGGTCGGCGCGTTCCATTCCGGCAATGCTTTCAACGTGATTCCTGAAACGGCGGAACTGAAGGGAACTATCCGTACATTTACGAAAGAAATGTTCGATAAAGCTCCGGATTTGTTCCGACGAATCGTGGAAAATATCGCAATCTCTTTCGGCGCGGCGGCCACAATACGATACGATCGAACGAATGCACCCACGATCAACGAGCCTTACGTTACTTCTATCGTGAGAAGGGCATCCGATGTCGTCTTGGGCAAGGGTAATATAACCGAAGAAGGAGCGAAAACCATGGGAGGAGAAGATTTCTCCGCATTTTTAATGCGAGTACCCGGTTGCTATTTCTTCGTAGGTTCCATGAACCCGAGCAAAGGATTCATTCATCCGCATCATAGTTCCAAATTCGATTTTGATGAATCCGCCCTGCCTATCGGACTCTCCGTATTAAAAGAAGCGGTCCGCATTTATCTAGAGGAAAACTAA
- a CDS encoding aminopeptidase P N-terminal domain-containing protein encodes MDHSIFKKRIRTVQNILKDGDVLLLFAASLRIRNRDVEYKFRQDSDYYYLTGIEEEDGVLVLRRDYSAHFALPKDKEREIWTGIRLGKKEIGLRLELDESYDLGDWDSKIGEILTNQYTLYHFFGKEKTRDSQLLDLISSLNQRLREGKFGPQRWEIPNFLHEMRMIKSTEEIEKLKESSRITAFGHERLMRETRPGMYEFELEAILESEYLKHGAWGGGYGHIVAAGKNATILHYTTNRAKIGENEAILVDSGAEKDYYTADVTRVFPSGKKFTAEQKAVYELVLHAQMEAISNTMEGIEFNAVHISTIRTLTSGLKDMGFLKGDVSDLIEKGEFRKFYMHRTGHYLGMDVHDVGRYFENGTSKPMQTGLVVTVEPGLYFDPADESIPEAFRGIGVRIEDDVLVNGKSPVVLTAMIPKEIDEIESLRN; translated from the coding sequence ATGGATCATAGCATTTTCAAAAAGAGAATTCGGACCGTTCAAAATATATTAAAGGACGGGGACGTCCTCCTCTTATTTGCAGCTTCTCTTAGGATTCGAAATCGGGATGTGGAATATAAATTTCGACAAGACTCGGACTATTATTATCTTACCGGAATAGAGGAAGAAGACGGAGTTCTCGTTCTGCGCCGCGATTATTCGGCGCACTTCGCTCTACCGAAAGACAAGGAGAGAGAAATCTGGACGGGAATTCGGCTGGGTAAGAAAGAGATCGGGTTGAGACTGGAGCTGGATGAAAGTTATGATTTAGGGGATTGGGATTCTAAAATCGGAGAGATCTTGACGAATCAATACACTCTATATCATTTTTTTGGAAAGGAGAAAACAAGGGATTCGCAATTACTCGATTTAATAAGTTCTCTTAACCAAAGATTAAGGGAAGGAAAATTCGGTCCCCAAAGATGGGAGATTCCTAACTTTCTGCATGAGATGAGAATGATCAAATCCACGGAAGAAATCGAGAAGTTAAAGGAATCTTCGCGGATAACAGCCTTCGGCCACGAGAGATTGATGCGGGAAACTAGACCCGGAATGTACGAATTCGAATTGGAAGCGATCTTGGAATCGGAATATCTGAAGCACGGAGCATGGGGTGGTGGGTACGGTCATATCGTAGCCGCCGGTAAAAACGCAACGATCTTACATTATACGACGAATCGGGCAAAAATCGGAGAGAACGAGGCGATTCTGGTTGATAGCGGTGCAGAGAAGGATTATTACACTGCCGACGTCACTAGGGTCTTTCCTTCGGGAAAGAAATTCACGGCGGAACAGAAGGCCGTTTATGAGCTCGTACTGCATGCCCAGATGGAAGCGATTTCAAATACGATGGAAGGAATCGAGTTTAATGCGGTCCATATATCGACGATTCGAACGCTTACTTCCGGATTGAAGGATATGGGATTTCTAAAAGGGGACGTTTCCGATTTGATCGAGAAGGGAGAATTTAGAAAATTCTATATGCATAGAACCGGTCATTATCTCGGTATGGATGTGCACGACGTGGGTCGTTATTTTGAAAATGGAACGAGTAAGCCTATGCAGACAGGTTTGGTCGTGACAGTAGAGCCGGGATTGTACTTCGATCCAGCCGATGAAAGTATTCCCGAGGCATTTCGCGGTATCGGTGTCAGGATCGAAGACGATGTTTTAGTAAACGGAAAGAGTCCGGTTGTGCTGACAGCAATGATTCCGAAAGAAATCGACGAAATCGAATCATTACGAAATTAA
- a CDS encoding IS481 family transposase gives MPWKEVSPMDEKVKFIAAVCDGTVSISSLCETFGISRKTGYKWLERYRKEGPEGLLERSRVPHTNPNRVGFAEERLILAVRKQHPTWGPRKLLVVLEGSHPEIIWPAASTIGSILKKRGLVKPRKKRGGMVRFSEPFRGYDHPNAVWCADFKGDFKMRDGIRCYPLTISDGYSRFLLSCKGLSGTRTYETKKEFEKCFREYGLPNAIRTDNGIPFAAGSGISLLSMWWIKLGIFPERIHPGKPQENGRHKRMHRTLKAEAVYPIRSNMRQQQKAFDRFRAEYNHDRPHEALGQKPPAKIYKPSLRSYPNRLSEIFYPDHFEIRKVDDGNFYWKNQRFFITKSLGGENIGLEPVDDGIWAIYFSFVKIGYLNESTKKISRTLKV, from the coding sequence TTGCCGTGGAAAGAGGTGTCCCCTATGGACGAGAAAGTAAAATTTATTGCCGCAGTATGCGACGGAACGGTTTCCATAAGTTCTCTTTGTGAAACATTTGGAATAAGTAGAAAGACGGGATACAAGTGGCTTGAACGGTATCGGAAGGAAGGCCCTGAAGGTCTTTTGGAGAGAAGTAGGGTTCCGCACACAAACCCGAACCGAGTAGGTTTTGCGGAAGAGCGGTTGATTCTTGCAGTTCGTAAGCAGCACCCTACTTGGGGACCTCGCAAATTGCTTGTAGTACTTGAGGGAAGTCATCCGGAAATTATTTGGCCTGCAGCGAGCACGATCGGCAGTATTCTTAAGAAAAGAGGTTTAGTAAAGCCCCGTAAGAAGAGAGGAGGAATGGTTCGTTTTTCGGAACCTTTCCGAGGTTATGATCATCCGAATGCGGTTTGGTGTGCTGATTTCAAAGGTGATTTTAAAATGCGAGACGGAATTCGTTGTTATCCCTTAACAATATCCGACGGTTACAGTCGGTTTCTTCTAAGTTGCAAAGGGCTATCAGGCACAAGGACTTACGAAACAAAGAAGGAATTTGAGAAGTGTTTTCGAGAATACGGCCTTCCGAATGCGATTAGAACGGATAATGGAATTCCGTTTGCTGCCGGGTCGGGAATTTCCCTATTATCAATGTGGTGGATCAAATTAGGTATTTTTCCGGAAAGGATTCATCCAGGGAAACCACAAGAGAACGGAAGGCATAAAAGAATGCATAGGACGTTGAAGGCAGAAGCGGTTTATCCGATTCGTTCTAATATGAGACAGCAGCAAAAGGCATTCGATCGTTTTAGAGCGGAATATAACCATGATCGTCCCCATGAGGCGTTAGGTCAAAAGCCGCCTGCGAAGATCTATAAACCTTCCCTAAGATCCTATCCGAATCGTCTATCCGAGATATTTTATCCGGATCATTTTGAAATTCGTAAAGTCGATGACGGTAATTTTTATTGGAAAAATCAAAGATTCTTTATTACGAAGAGTTTAGGTGGAGAGAATATCGGCCTTGAACCTGTCGACGACGGCATATGGGCCATTTATTTCAGCTTTGTGAAAATAGGTTATTTGAATGAGAGCACAAAGAAAATATCTAGGACTTTGAAAGTGTAA
- a CDS encoding thiolase family protein: MPQAYLLDAQLSKFGKTDSDYQSLSYETANHLLKRNPEFQPEFLIFSAMAPEKYTGEIFLPAKIKEDLGLPSLYAIRTETASSSGASAIHLGRYLILSGRFRSGIIIATEVMSRLPREENNLLLGSVLSETQRKFAMSMAQGGAMTTTRYLHEYGYSRKDLFSLSKKLHDNGLENPIAHIKKKLTEEEYFTSPVFSSPLCLYDISPLSDGSCAVLLESDPNRTGKNKSKISIAGTGHGLGHVNGTPGGLSFPASVEAFAQAYTEADIKPSDVRVAELHDAFTPFELIGAEDAGLFPKGKALKFVEEGISDKRGKLPINPSGGLKTRGHPVGVSGLAQISELFSFMKEGNHSIGLALSIGGLGINNFATILKLEN, from the coding sequence ATGCCTCAGGCCTATCTTCTGGATGCTCAGTTGAGCAAGTTCGGTAAGACGGATTCCGATTACCAATCGCTTTCCTATGAGACTGCGAATCACTTACTTAAACGGAACCCGGAATTTCAACCCGAATTTTTGATCTTTTCCGCAATGGCCCCGGAGAAGTATACAGGAGAAATTTTTCTACCGGCAAAAATAAAAGAAGATCTCGGACTTCCGAGCCTTTATGCGATCAGAACGGAAACGGCCTCCTCTAGCGGAGCTTCCGCCATTCATTTAGGTCGATATCTGATTCTATCGGGCCGGTTTCGTAGCGGGATCATCATTGCCACGGAGGTAATGAGTCGATTGCCTCGAGAAGAAAATAATCTTTTACTTGGATCCGTTTTGTCGGAAACCCAAAGAAAGTTTGCAATGTCCATGGCTCAAGGAGGCGCGATGACTACGACTCGCTACCTGCATGAATACGGATATTCCAGGAAGGATCTCTTTTCGCTTTCGAAGAAACTGCATGATAACGGTTTGGAAAATCCGATCGCGCATATTAAGAAAAAGTTAACCGAAGAGGAATATTTCACGTCTCCGGTTTTTTCCAGTCCTCTTTGTTTATACGATATTTCCCCATTGTCGGACGGATCATGTGCGGTATTATTGGAATCGGATCCGAATCGAACCGGAAAGAACAAGTCCAAAATCTCGATCGCGGGAACTGGGCATGGTCTCGGTCATGTAAACGGTACTCCGGGCGGTTTAAGCTTTCCGGCTTCGGTGGAGGCGTTCGCACAGGCTTACACCGAAGCCGATATAAAACCTTCCGATGTTCGTGTGGCGGAACTTCATGATGCATTCACACCGTTTGAATTGATCGGAGCGGAGGATGCAGGTCTGTTTCCGAAAGGGAAGGCGTTAAAGTTTGTAGAGGAAGGAATTAGCGATAAACGGGGAAAGCTTCCGATCAATCCTTCGGGCGGATTAAAAACCAGAGGCCATCCGGTAGGAGTTTCCGGCTTAGCTCAGATCTCCGAACTCTTCTCTTTTATGAAAGAAGGGAACCATTCGATAGGTTTGGCGCTTTCCATAGGCGGATTGGGCATCAATAATTTCGCCACGATCCTGAAGTTGGAGAATTAA
- the waaF gene encoding lipopolysaccharide heptosyltransferase II, with translation MAENILLIQTAFLGDLILTTPLFREVKRKYPGSNLTVIVSKGTESVLEANPWIDEIVPLDKKIIKSSVFGFWNFTSEIRKRKFTLCIAPHFSFRSSLIAWRSGAPRRIGYNTAGFSFLLTERKPRPIKGPHEVDKLLSLLYSQEELKSVSRRPELFWKEESIKGIQEILKNKNLEKGKYVLIAPSSVWETKRMPAEKFRDVGKLLKEKIGLPIVLTGGKGDIPLCEEVGSGFAINLAGQTTLQEMSYLMSGAALLVTNDSSPIHFASAFDVPTLAVFGATVPDFGYTPLARKTFISEIQGLPCRPCGIHGGRVCPAGHFRCMLEQDPNRIVQEALRLIGR, from the coding sequence ATGGCGGAGAATATTCTTTTAATACAAACTGCTTTCTTAGGCGATCTAATTCTGACCACTCCGTTATTTCGAGAAGTGAAGAGAAAGTATCCGGGTTCGAATTTAACGGTGATCGTGAGCAAAGGAACGGAATCCGTTTTGGAAGCAAATCCGTGGATCGACGAAATCGTTCCTTTGGACAAGAAAATCATCAAATCATCGGTGTTCGGCTTTTGGAATTTCACGTCGGAAATTAGAAAACGTAAATTTACTCTCTGTATCGCTCCTCATTTTTCGTTTCGATCCTCTCTTATTGCCTGGAGATCGGGAGCTCCTCGCAGAATCGGTTATAATACTGCCGGCTTTTCTTTTTTATTAACGGAAAGAAAACCCCGTCCGATTAAAGGTCCGCACGAGGTGGACAAGCTTCTTTCTTTACTTTATTCGCAGGAAGAACTTAAATCAGTCTCTCGTAGGCCGGAACTTTTTTGGAAGGAAGAATCCATAAAAGGAATTCAAGAAATTCTAAAAAACAAAAATTTGGAAAAGGGTAAGTACGTATTGATAGCGCCTTCTTCCGTTTGGGAAACGAAGCGCATGCCTGCGGAAAAATTTCGCGATGTGGGGAAATTACTGAAGGAAAAGATCGGATTGCCGATCGTTCTTACCGGAGGAAAAGGAGATATTCCTTTATGCGAGGAGGTAGGAAGCGGATTTGCGATCAATTTAGCCGGACAAACTACTCTTCAGGAAATGTCTTATTTAATGAGCGGCGCGGCTTTACTTGTGACGAACGATTCTTCTCCGATTCATTTCGCTTCCGCTTTTGACGTACCTACGCTGGCCGTATTCGGCGCGACAGTCCCGGATTTCGGATATACTCCTTTGGCTAGGAAAACGTTCATTTCGGAAATTCAAGGCTTACCTTGCCGACCGTGCGGAATTCATGGAGGTAGAGTTTGTCCGGCTGGTCATTTCCGTTGCATGCTCGAACAGGACCCGAATCGCATCGTTCAGGAAGCTCTTCGTCTAATAGGAAGGTAA
- a CDS encoding THUMP domain-containing class I SAM-dependent RNA methyltransferase, giving the protein MTFHASCGDGLSFLLKEEVEEAGLEVLSENRGGVFFKGPAKKVRDFCLSSGIASGISFELSSWGDIQEPDDLYEVAAMYPFEKLLSPGTRFRIDASTKDTLPDSRYATYRLKDAIFDRFRAKGLDLPEADRDEPEVLFYLRSRMDQAKLFLALHAQPLQRRGHERQGGEAPIRETLAQALLRFSGWKVNEPLYDPFCGSGTLLIEAALRVRNGGWVNYRSLSRSSIFSRLFGSFKPSEQPSKEAGPILFGSDVSEDAIELAKENAKEAGVSDLIRWDVFPAQTPPEDFPFKNGRIVTNPPYGVRIGDKETVAELYAEWGATLKERFKETDVALVAGDPSLLGNLKLKASKEQSVTIAKLKGKLVAYRID; this is encoded by the coding sequence TTGACGTTTCACGCATCTTGCGGAGACGGACTTTCATTTCTCTTGAAAGAAGAGGTCGAGGAAGCCGGCTTGGAAGTCTTATCTGAAAATCGCGGCGGAGTTTTCTTTAAAGGACCTGCGAAGAAAGTTAGAGATTTTTGTTTAAGTTCCGGAATCGCATCCGGTATCAGCTTCGAACTTTCCTCATGGGGAGATATTCAGGAACCGGATGACCTCTATGAAGTCGCTGCGATGTATCCGTTCGAGAAATTACTTTCACCGGGAACCCGTTTCAGGATCGACGCCAGCACGAAGGATACGCTACCCGATTCGCGTTATGCCACCTACCGATTAAAGGACGCTATCTTTGATCGTTTTAGGGCAAAAGGTCTGGATTTACCGGAAGCGGATCGAGACGAGCCTGAGGTTCTATTTTATCTGCGATCCAGAATGGACCAGGCAAAATTGTTTCTAGCGCTTCATGCACAACCTCTTCAGCGAAGAGGTCACGAACGACAAGGAGGAGAAGCTCCGATCCGGGAAACCCTGGCTCAAGCTCTTCTCCGTTTTTCCGGCTGGAAAGTTAATGAACCGTTATACGATCCATTTTGCGGATCCGGAACATTATTAATCGAAGCTGCTCTTCGAGTTCGCAACGGAGGCTGGGTGAATTACCGAAGCCTCTCCCGATCCTCGATTTTTTCCCGGCTATTCGGCTCATTCAAACCGAGCGAGCAGCCTTCGAAAGAAGCCGGTCCGATTTTATTCGGTTCGGACGTCTCGGAAGATGCGATCGAACTCGCGAAAGAAAATGCTAAAGAAGCCGGAGTTTCGGATTTAATCCGTTGGGATGTATTCCCTGCCCAAACCCCGCCTGAAGATTTCCCTTTCAAAAATGGAAGAATCGTAACGAATCCGCCTTACGGCGTAAGGATCGGTGATAAAGAAACCGTCGCCGAGCTTTATGCGGAATGGGGAGCTACACTCAAGGAAAGATTTAAGGAAACCGACGTGGCCCTTGTGGCTGGGGATCCTTCCCTACTAGGTAATCTGAAGTTGAAAGCTTCGAAAGAACAATCCGTAACGATTGCCAAGTTAAAGGGAAAATTGGTTGCCTATCGCATCGATTAA
- the bfr gene encoding bacterioferritin gives MKGNQEVLEILAEVLSAELTAINQYFIHAKLNKNWGYDKLADYMKKESIEEMHHADQVIERILFLDGVPDLQRYLKINVGKDIESILKNDLDVEYSAVERLNRGIEISTRNKDNGTRELLEKILVSEEEHIDWLEAQLEIIKTIGVQNYLAQQLS, from the coding sequence GTGAAAGGAAACCAAGAAGTCCTCGAAATCCTAGCGGAAGTACTCTCCGCCGAGCTGACCGCAATCAACCAGTATTTCATTCATGCAAAATTGAATAAGAATTGGGGCTATGACAAGTTAGCTGATTATATGAAAAAGGAATCCATCGAAGAAATGCACCATGCCGATCAGGTCATCGAGCGCATCCTCTTTTTGGACGGTGTCCCGGACCTACAAAGATATTTAAAAATCAACGTAGGTAAAGACATAGAAAGCATCCTTAAGAACGACCTAGACGTAGAATATTCAGCCGTAGAGCGTCTGAACCGGGGAATAGAAATTTCCACCCGTAATAAAGACAACGGCACTCGTGAATTGCTCGAGAAGATCCTCGTATCCGAGGAGGAGCATATCGACTGGCTCGAGGCCCAGCTCGAAATCATCAAAACCATCGGGGTTCAGAACTACTTAGCCCAACAACTCTCCTAA